A genome region from Pseudanabaena sp. Chao 1811 includes the following:
- a CDS encoding DUF3318 domain-containing protein, giving the protein MPSPTSSLRNTFARTEIRRLQDLLPPELQAWVKVLNADGVRPPLIACEEAGGDEVVILVDMVRWERLAEDQRNLLYWHEVARIQNDAVPKDGWEVAALAIGLGGAVGELWVQNGLLFVLALGICGVAGFQLWRKGTSKKDIRNLIEADQGAIRLAVRNGYPLPAAYKSLGSALKIMLSDASKGRSRTLIEKRLDALRAEANKARRTYEN; this is encoded by the coding sequence ATGCCATCTCCAACTTCTTCCCTCCGAAATACCTTTGCTAGAACTGAGATTCGTCGCCTGCAAGATCTGCTCCCTCCAGAGCTACAAGCATGGGTAAAAGTACTTAACGCCGATGGTGTCCGTCCCCCACTCATCGCCTGTGAAGAAGCGGGCGGCGATGAGGTGGTGATCTTGGTTGATATGGTGCGCTGGGAACGTCTTGCTGAGGATCAGCGCAATCTCCTCTATTGGCACGAGGTCGCCCGCATCCAAAATGATGCTGTACCCAAGGATGGTTGGGAGGTCGCAGCATTAGCGATCGGTCTTGGCGGTGCAGTTGGCGAGTTATGGGTACAAAATGGCTTGCTATTTGTCCTAGCACTCGGTATTTGTGGTGTGGCGGGTTTTCAGCTATGGCGCAAAGGCACTAGCAAAAAGGATATTCGCAATTTGATTGAGGCTGACCAAGGCGCAATTCGTTTGGCAGTACGCAATGGTTATCCTTTACCTGCGGCCTATAAGAGCTTAGGTAGTGCGCTAAAAATTATGCTCAGTGATGCCTCGAAAGGTCGATCGCGTACATTAATCGAAAAGCGCCTTGATGCGCTCCGTGCTGAAGCTAATAAAGCAAGACGTACTTACGAAAATTAA
- a CDS encoding CGLD27 family protein gives MTCPVPKEQQPLNEYIELKEAFFYRWAKLARSQYLRVLALMWLGFVVLFSPVAMSIESPSRHLWQFICVASIGGAVGLILPVLLLLSGWSHVKQRLDSPKIFYEESGWYDGQTWEKPEADLAKDRLLVAYEIKPVMTRLQKTLLGIIVFLALGISSLNIFG, from the coding sequence ATGACCTGCCCAGTTCCCAAAGAGCAACAACCACTAAATGAATATATCGAGCTGAAAGAAGCTTTCTTTTATCGTTGGGCAAAACTGGCGCGATCGCAATATCTGCGTGTATTAGCACTAATGTGGCTAGGATTTGTGGTTCTATTTTCGCCCGTTGCCATGAGCATTGAGTCGCCCAGTCGGCATTTATGGCAATTTATATGTGTGGCAAGTATTGGCGGCGCTGTAGGATTAATTTTGCCAGTGTTGTTGTTGCTATCGGGCTGGAGTCATGTGAAGCAACGCCTTGATAGTCCGAAGATTTTCTATGAAGAATCGGGTTGGTACGATGGGCAAACATGGGAAAAGCCCGAAGCGGATTTAGCCAAGGATCGCTTACTGGTTGCTTATGAAATTAAGCCCGTGATGACGAGGTTACAAAAAACCCTATTAGGCATAATTGTTTTTTTGGCTTTAGGTATCAGTTCTCTCAATATTTTCGGTTAG
- a CDS encoding nuclear transport factor 2 family protein yields the protein MTVLDRYFELSDRATADEQAFHELVELFAEEAEVQPSGARKVVGKDAIANLYRQFFQSYSGMQRVWTTRRTENGLEAIWAIAGKRDSGELFAMQGRHIAEVDAQGKIYALEVHVSKAN from the coding sequence ATGACTGTTTTAGATCGATATTTTGAGCTTTCTGATCGTGCCACTGCTGATGAACAAGCATTTCATGAGTTGGTAGAATTGTTTGCTGAAGAGGCTGAAGTCCAACCTTCGGGGGCACGTAAGGTCGTTGGTAAAGACGCGATCGCCAACCTATATCGCCAGTTTTTCCAAAGTTATTCAGGAATGCAACGTGTGTGGACGACCAGAAGGACGGAAAATGGACTAGAAGCTATTTGGGCGATCGCAGGCAAGCGTGATAGTGGTGAACTATTTGCAATGCAAGGCAGACATATTGCCGAAGTCGATGCCCAAGGCAAAATCTACGCCTTAGAAGTTCATGTCTCCAAAGCTAATTAA